Proteins encoded within one genomic window of Formosa agariphila KMM 3901:
- a CDS encoding Crp/Fnr family transcriptional regulator, whose product MGDCEQCMVRKLSALKVLKGEEIKSISSCKVTKRIKKGEVIFKEGEMLNGVYCISSGVCKLTKLTEKGKEQVVKLVVKGELLGQRSVILNQVANLSATALNDMEYCYIPKQEIVKDLLENNEFSFQVLRTMAEDLKEAETAIINMAQKSVRNRLAEIILYLNDNFGVDDANYLKVTLSRDDFASIVGTATESVIRTLSQFKKEDLIKTSGKRIQIKDYDALQMME is encoded by the coding sequence ATGGGAGATTGCGAACAATGCATGGTGAGGAAGCTAAGTGCTCTAAAAGTGCTGAAGGGTGAAGAAATAAAATCCATATCGAGCTGTAAAGTAACTAAACGAATTAAAAAGGGTGAAGTTATTTTTAAAGAGGGCGAGATGCTTAATGGAGTGTATTGCATAAGCTCGGGTGTTTGTAAATTAACTAAATTAACCGAAAAAGGAAAAGAACAGGTTGTAAAACTGGTAGTTAAAGGAGAACTTTTAGGACAACGTTCTGTAATTCTTAATCAGGTTGCAAATTTATCGGCTACTGCTTTAAACGATATGGAGTATTGCTATATTCCTAAACAAGAAATTGTAAAAGACTTATTGGAAAATAACGAATTTTCGTTTCAGGTGTTAAGAACCATGGCAGAAGATTTAAAAGAGGCTGAAACAGCCATTATCAACATGGCTCAAAAATCGGTTAGAAATCGTTTAGCTGAAATTATTTTGTATTTAAATGATAATTTTGGTGTCGACGATGCTAACTATTTAAAGGTAACCTTGTCTCGAGATGATTTTGCAAGTATAGTAGGTACAGCAACAGAATCTGTAATTAGAACATTGTCTCAATTTAAAAAAGAGGATTTAATTAAAACTTCTGGAAAGCGTATTCAGATAAAGGATTATGATGCTTTACAAATGATGGAATAA
- a CDS encoding cytochrome c oxidase subunit IV, which translates to MLSFVKNYMDSISGIEIYPILSLLIFFGFFVVLFWWVLTAKKDYIDTVSNLPFENDNHQTENQL; encoded by the coding sequence ATGTTAAGCTTCGTAAAAAACTACATGGATAGTATCTCGGGTATAGAAATATACCCAATACTATCGCTATTAATATTTTTCGGTTTTTTTGTTGTCCTTTTTTGGTGGGTATTAACCGCAAAAAAAGACTACATCGACACCGTAAGCAACCTGCCTTTTGAAAACGATAACCACCAAACCGAAAACCAATTATGA
- the ccoN gene encoding cytochrome-c oxidase, cbb3-type subunit I, which produces MEIQQFYYDNKIVKKFIYATIFWGVIGMVVGLLLAFFFLYPNLTDGISWLSFGRLRPLHTNAVIFAFVGNAIFAGIYYSSQRLLKARMASDLLSSINFWGWQLIIVAAAITLPLGYTSSKEYAELEWPIDIAIAVVWVVFGWNLIATILKRRQRHLYVAIWFYIATFVTVAVLHIFNSLSLPVSLVKSYSVYAGVQDALVQWWYGHNAVAFFLTTPFLGLMYYFVPKAANRPVYSYKLSIVHFWSLIFIYIWAGPHHLLYTALPEWAQNLGVAFSVMLLMPSWGGMINGLLTLRGAWDKVRTDPVLKFMVVAITGYGMATFEGPLLSLKNVNAVGHFTDWIIAHVHVGALAWNGFFTFGMIYWLVPRLFKTKLYSTKLANLHFWIGTLGIVMYALPLYVAGFLQASMWKQFNADGTLVYGNFLETVTEIIPMYAMRAIGGTLYLTGMIVLVYNIYVTVKRGSDVTDELAESPALERVSKRRLAGEGFHTWLERKPIQLTVLATIAILIGGIIQIVPTIMVKSNIPTISSVKPYTPLELEGRDIYIREGCVGCHSQMIRPFRSEVERYGEYSKAGEYVYDHPFLWGSKRTGPDLHRIGGKYSDNWHLNHMYDPQSTSSGSIMPAYQWIVRDELDKSDTETKMEVMVTLGVPYTEEDIANAQQSMLEQGTAIEKNLYSDPDFAETYENDKKSAAQNGEDFVEMRNREIVAVIAYLQRLGTDIKVSDVE; this is translated from the coding sequence ATGGAAATTCAACAGTTCTACTACGATAATAAAATCGTAAAAAAATTCATTTATGCAACCATTTTTTGGGGTGTAATTGGAATGGTAGTAGGTTTACTACTTGCCTTCTTCTTTCTATACCCTAACCTTACCGACGGTATTTCGTGGTTAAGTTTTGGTCGATTAAGACCTTTACATACCAATGCTGTAATCTTTGCCTTTGTTGGTAATGCCATCTTTGCGGGAATTTATTACTCTTCGCAACGTTTACTTAAAGCGAGAATGGCAAGCGACTTATTAAGTAGCATAAACTTTTGGGGGTGGCAATTAATTATTGTTGCTGCTGCAATTACGCTTCCGCTTGGGTATACGTCTTCTAAAGAATATGCCGAATTAGAATGGCCTATAGATATTGCTATTGCTGTGGTTTGGGTTGTTTTTGGATGGAATTTAATTGCAACTATTTTAAAACGTAGACAACGTCACTTATATGTTGCTATTTGGTTTTATATCGCAACATTTGTAACCGTAGCTGTATTACATATTTTTAATAGTTTATCGTTACCAGTAAGTTTAGTAAAAAGTTACTCTGTATATGCAGGTGTTCAAGATGCCTTAGTACAATGGTGGTATGGACATAATGCTGTAGCATTCTTCTTAACTACTCCGTTCTTAGGATTAATGTATTATTTTGTTCCTAAAGCAGCGAACAGACCAGTGTACTCTTACAAACTATCTATTGTTCACTTCTGGTCATTAATCTTTATTTACATTTGGGCTGGACCGCACCACTTGTTATATACAGCTTTACCTGAATGGGCACAAAATTTAGGTGTTGCATTCTCTGTAATGTTATTAATGCCTTCTTGGGGAGGTATGATTAACGGACTATTAACTTTAAGAGGTGCTTGGGACAAAGTAAGAACCGACCCTGTTTTAAAATTTATGGTTGTTGCCATTACAGGTTATGGTATGGCGACTTTCGAAGGGCCTTTATTGTCACTTAAAAATGTAAATGCAGTTGGTCACTTTACCGATTGGATTATTGCACACGTACATGTTGGTGCTCTAGCATGGAACGGGTTCTTTACTTTTGGTATGATTTACTGGTTAGTACCACGATTATTCAAAACAAAATTATACTCAACTAAACTTGCAAACCTACATTTCTGGATCGGAACTTTAGGTATTGTAATGTATGCACTTCCATTATATGTTGCTGGATTTTTACAAGCGAGTATGTGGAAACAATTTAATGCAGATGGTACTTTAGTTTACGGTAACTTCTTAGAAACGGTTACAGAAATTATCCCAATGTATGCAATGCGTGCTATTGGAGGTACATTGTATTTAACAGGAATGATTGTATTAGTGTACAACATTTATGTAACTGTTAAACGTGGTTCTGATGTTACAGATGAATTAGCAGAATCCCCTGCTTTAGAGCGTGTATCTAAAAGACGTCTGGCAGGTGAAGGCTTCCATACTTGGTTAGAGCGTAAGCCTATTCAATTAACAGTATTAGCAACGATTGCTATTTTAATTGGAGGTATCATTCAAATTGTACCAACCATTATGGTAAAATCAAATATTCCAACAATTAGTAGCGTAAAACCTTACACACCTCTAGAATTAGAAGGTAGAGATATATACATTCGTGAAGGTTGTGTGGGTTGTCATTCACAAATGATTAGACCTTTTAGAAGTGAAGTAGAACGTTACGGAGAATACTCTAAAGCGGGTGAATATGTATACGATCATCCATTCCTTTGGGGAAGTAAACGTACCGGTCCAGACTTACACCGTATTGGAGGTAAATATTCAGACAACTGGCACTTAAACCATATGTACGACCCACAAAGTACATCGAGTGGTTCTATCATGCCTGCTTACCAATGGATTGTAAGAGACGAATTGGATAAGTCTGATACAGAAACTAAAATGGAAGTTATGGTTACCCTAGGTGTACCATATACAGAAGAAGACATTGCCAATGCGCAACAAAGTATGTTAGAACAAGGTACTGCTATAGAAAAAAATCTTTACAGCGATCCTGACTTTGCAGAAACATACGAAAACGACAAGAAATCTGCTGCCCAAAATGGTGAAGATTTTGTAGAGATGAGAAATCGTGAAATCGTGGCAGTAATTGCCTATTTACAACGATTAGGAACAGACATTAAAGTAAGCGACGTAGAATAA
- the ccoS gene encoding cbb3-type cytochrome oxidase assembly protein CcoS has protein sequence MSVIYILLGVSVIVALIFFVAFIFAVKNGQYDDSYTPSVRMLFEDELVSEKPNKTILTKKE, from the coding sequence ATGAGCGTAATTTATATTTTATTAGGAGTGAGTGTAATCGTTGCATTAATATTTTTTGTTGCATTTATTTTTGCAGTAAAAAACGGACAGTACGATGATAGCTACACCCCTTCTGTACGCATGCTTTTTGAAGACGAATTAGTTTCTGAGAAACCTAACAAAACCATACTAACCAAAAAAGAATAA
- a CDS encoding heavy metal translocating P-type ATPase: MDQLSEDKTCFHCGNSCDTVEIKFDDKSFCCNGCKTVFEIFSESNLTAYYEMQNSPGAIPKINEGKFDFLKDAQILEKLLEFNDDAIQIATLYIPHIHCSSCIWILENLNKLSPEITSSQVNFNKKTVRITYQSQTTTLKDVVLLLSRIGYEPYISLDDHSDGKTHINRSIIYKLGVAGFAFGNVMFLSFPEYFEVNEFWLDQYKPIFRWMMFAFSLPVVFYAGRDYFISAYKGLRAGLLNIDVPIAIGILVLFLRSTIEIIFDLGQGFFDSLTGLVFFLLLGKFFQQKTYSFLSFERDYKSYFPIAVTKIVSETEEIPIQIYDIKKGDRLLIRNEELIPVDGILIKGKAAIDYSFVTGESETISKFSGDKLFAGGKQTSGSIEMEALKEVKQSYLTQLWSHDIFNKNKEDAFVNLTNTISKRFTISILSIAVISTIFWLFYDASKAMNVFTAVLIIACPCALALAAPFTFGNILRIFGKHKFYLKNASVIEQLAAINTIIFDKTGTITSNKKSTATYDGIPLTSDEERLLKNTLRGSNHPLSRTLYDILKVNDIVTLDSFEEHIGKGVQASLKQNAIKVGSANFVGQQELQKSLKTSVHISSNDIYKGKYTFYNSYRTGLSKLFNNLKQYYDLVILSGDNEGEQENLKKLLPTKTKLLFNQKPEDKLEYIKYHQTEGAKVLMLGDGLNDSGALAQSEVGIALSENINIFSPACDGIMDASVFHKLEQFLITSKRAIKIIKWSFLLSLLYNCVGLYFAITGQLVPVVAAILMPLSSISIVVFTTIASNWAGRKLA; this comes from the coding sequence ATGGATCAACTTTCCGAAGATAAAACCTGTTTCCATTGCGGTAATAGCTGTGATACTGTCGAAATTAAATTCGACGACAAATCCTTCTGCTGTAACGGGTGCAAAACTGTTTTTGAAATTTTTTCGGAAAGCAATCTTACGGCTTATTACGAGATGCAGAATTCTCCAGGTGCTATTCCTAAAATTAATGAGGGGAAATTCGATTTTTTAAAGGATGCACAAATTTTAGAAAAACTACTCGAGTTTAATGATGATGCCATTCAAATAGCCACATTATATATTCCGCATATTCATTGTAGTTCTTGTATTTGGATTTTAGAAAATCTAAATAAATTAAGTCCTGAAATTACAAGTTCGCAGGTTAATTTTAATAAAAAAACAGTACGAATAACATATCAATCTCAAACCACAACGCTTAAAGACGTTGTTTTACTTTTAAGTAGAATTGGATACGAACCTTATATTAGTTTAGACGATCATAGCGATGGTAAAACACATATAAACCGTTCTATAATTTACAAATTAGGTGTAGCAGGTTTTGCTTTCGGGAATGTTATGTTTCTGTCGTTTCCAGAATATTTTGAAGTTAACGAATTTTGGTTAGATCAATATAAACCCATTTTTAGATGGATGATGTTCGCCTTCTCACTTCCAGTAGTATTTTATGCGGGACGCGATTATTTTATTTCGGCGTATAAAGGTCTTCGTGCAGGACTTTTAAATATTGATGTACCAATAGCTATTGGAATACTCGTCTTATTTTTAAGAAGTACTATAGAAATTATATTCGACCTCGGACAAGGTTTTTTTGACAGTCTTACTGGTCTTGTATTCTTTTTATTATTAGGAAAATTTTTTCAACAAAAAACGTATTCTTTTTTATCTTTTGAACGCGATTATAAATCCTATTTTCCGATTGCGGTAACCAAAATTGTGTCGGAAACTGAAGAAATCCCTATTCAGATTTACGACATTAAAAAAGGAGACCGCTTACTGATAAGAAATGAAGAGTTAATTCCCGTTGATGGAATTCTAATTAAAGGAAAAGCAGCTATAGATTATAGTTTTGTTACCGGAGAATCGGAAACTATTAGTAAATTCTCTGGAGATAAATTATTTGCAGGCGGAAAACAAACGTCTGGAAGTATAGAAATGGAAGCTTTAAAGGAAGTAAAACAAAGCTACCTGACACAACTTTGGAGTCATGATATTTTCAACAAAAACAAAGAGGATGCATTTGTTAATTTAACCAATACCATTAGTAAGCGATTTACTATTTCTATTTTAAGCATTGCGGTAATCTCAACTATTTTTTGGTTATTTTACGATGCTAGCAAAGCCATGAATGTATTTACAGCGGTCCTTATTATTGCATGTCCTTGTGCTTTAGCCCTAGCCGCTCCTTTTACATTTGGTAATATACTACGCATCTTCGGAAAACATAAATTCTATTTAAAAAATGCAAGTGTTATTGAACAATTAGCAGCAATAAATACTATTATTTTCGATAAAACGGGAACCATAACCTCTAACAAAAAAAGTACCGCCACATACGACGGAATTCCATTAACATCTGATGAAGAGCGTCTATTGAAAAACACCTTACGGGGCTCTAACCATCCGCTAAGTAGAACACTTTACGATATTTTAAAAGTGAACGACATTGTTACTTTAGATTCTTTTGAAGAACATATTGGGAAAGGTGTTCAAGCCTCACTAAAACAAAATGCAATAAAAGTAGGTTCTGCTAATTTTGTAGGACAACAAGAATTGCAGAAATCGCTAAAAACAAGTGTTCATATCAGTAGTAACGATATATATAAAGGGAAGTATACATTTTACAACAGTTACAGAACAGGACTATCTAAACTTTTTAACAACTTAAAACAGTATTACGATTTGGTTATCCTTTCTGGAGATAACGAAGGTGAGCAAGAAAATTTAAAAAAATTATTACCTACAAAAACCAAACTATTGTTTAATCAGAAACCCGAGGATAAATTAGAATACATTAAATACCATCAAACCGAAGGTGCAAAAGTTCTCATGCTTGGCGATGGACTTAACGACTCTGGAGCTTTAGCACAAAGCGAAGTTGGAATCGCCCTTTCTGAAAACATTAATATATTTTCTCCTGCTTGCGACGGAATTATGGATGCCTCTGTTTTTCATAAATTAGAACAATTCTTAATAACCTCAAAAAGGGCTATAAAAATTATAAAATGGAGTTTTTTATTATCTTTATTATATAATTGTGTAGGACTGTATTTTGCTATAACTGGGCAACTTGTTCCTGTAGTAGCAGCAATTTTAATGCCTTTAAGCTCTATAAGCATTGTGGTATTTACAACCATTGCTTCTAATTGGGCCGGAAGAAAATTAGCTTAA
- a CDS encoding cbb3-type cytochrome c oxidase N-terminal domain-containing protein, with the protein MRKFIPAYIRVPVLFFLIAGLVEYFVDSGNEPAFIKYPAVLLFLLLVLVVIISIEGIVSALDNVLFQSLNEDEKARFIVNNEQTPKFIQWIKDTYIKLLGQRPIADESEIVLDHNYDGIRELDNSLPPWWKYAFYISIVFAIVYMLKYEVFDGDSQIDEYNTELAEAKIAIEEYKKTAKDLVDANTVTVLTDASDLSAGKSIFETNCVACHMADGGGGIGPNLTDDHWILGGGIKNVFHTVSEGGRDGKGMIAWKQSLKPVQIAQVSSYILSLQGTTPAKPKAAEGEIWVEETAAE; encoded by the coding sequence ATGAGAAAATTTATTCCAGCCTATATAAGAGTACCCGTTCTATTTTTTTTAATAGCGGGATTAGTTGAATACTTTGTGGATTCTGGTAATGAACCTGCTTTTATAAAGTACCCAGCTGTTTTGTTATTCTTACTTTTGGTCTTAGTAGTTATTATATCTATAGAAGGTATTGTTTCGGCTCTAGATAATGTATTATTCCAAAGTCTAAACGAAGATGAAAAAGCAAGATTTATAGTGAATAACGAACAAACACCTAAATTCATTCAATGGATTAAAGATACTTACATCAAGTTATTAGGTCAGAGACCTATCGCTGATGAGAGTGAAATTGTATTAGATCATAATTACGATGGTATTCGTGAATTAGACAATTCGCTTCCGCCATGGTGGAAATATGCGTTTTACATTTCTATAGTATTTGCTATAGTTTATATGCTAAAATACGAAGTATTTGATGGTGATTCTCAAATTGATGAGTACAATACAGAACTAGCAGAAGCTAAAATAGCTATTGAAGAATACAAGAAAACAGCTAAAGACTTAGTAGATGCTAATACCGTTACCGTATTAACCGATGCTTCCGATTTAAGCGCTGGTAAATCAATTTTCGAAACTAACTGTGTGGCTTGCCATATGGCTGATGGTGGTGGTGGTATTGGACCAAACCTTACCGATGATCATTGGATTTTAGGTGGAGGAATTAAAAATGTATTCCATACAGTTAGTGAAGGTGGTCGTGACGGAAAAGGTATGATTGCATGGAAACAAAGTTTAAAACCTGTACAAATCGCTCAAGTTTCTAGTTATATTTTAAGTTTACAAGGTACAACACCAGCTAAACCAAAAGCTGCCGAAGGTGAGATTTGGGTTGAGGAAACTGCTGCCGAATAA
- a CDS encoding sulfite exporter TauE/SafE family protein — translation MFISAFIFGLLGSFHCIGMCGPIAFMLPVDRSNPVKKISQICIYHFGRLLAYSIIGLVFGFLGKGLYIFGLQQKLSIIIGVLLIVIVLLPYKTFSKYNFSKPVFKIISKVKKGMGTALQKKTADTFLTIGFLNGFLPCGLVYMAVLSSIATAEPLQGALYMALFGLGTIPLMTTAIYFGNMLSNLAKKRIQKLIPVFVIIIGILFIIRGLGLGIPYMSPKINPDTVESTMECIE, via the coding sequence ATGTTTATTTCTGCCTTTATATTTGGCCTATTAGGTAGTTTTCATTGTATTGGTATGTGTGGTCCTATTGCATTTATGCTACCAGTAGACAGAAGCAATCCGGTTAAAAAAATAAGTCAGATATGTATTTATCATTTTGGTCGTCTTCTAGCCTATAGCATCATCGGTTTGGTTTTTGGGTTCTTAGGTAAAGGGTTATACATTTTCGGACTTCAGCAGAAGTTATCTATCATCATAGGAGTTTTATTAATCGTGATTGTACTACTCCCCTACAAAACTTTCAGCAAATACAATTTTTCGAAACCTGTATTTAAAATCATTTCTAAAGTTAAAAAAGGAATGGGTACAGCTCTTCAGAAAAAAACAGCGGACACTTTTTTAACCATAGGCTTCTTAAATGGATTTCTTCCTTGTGGTTTAGTGTATATGGCCGTTTTATCATCTATAGCGACGGCAGAACCTTTACAAGGCGCATTATATATGGCTTTATTTGGATTAGGTACTATTCCGTTAATGACTACAGCCATATACTTTGGAAATATGCTAAGTAATTTAGCGAAAAAGCGTATTCAAAAATTAATCCCAGTATTTGTAATAATTATTGGAATACTATTCATTATTAGAGGACTTGGTCTAGGTATTCCGTATATGTCTCCAAAAATTAATCCAGATACTGTAGAAAGTACAATGGAATGTATAGAATAA
- the ccoG gene encoding cytochrome c oxidase accessory protein CcoG, with amino-acid sequence METPEHEEFRDSIGTLTEDGKRAWVFPKKPSGKFYDKRKIVSYILLIILIAAPFIKVNGNQFMMFNILERRFNIFGFPFWPQDFKLFVVSLLIGVVFLSLFTVAFGRIFCGWICPQTIFMEMVFRRIEYWIDGDRGKQMRLDRQSWDAEKIRKRLLKWFLFMLISFIIANVFLAYLVGGDEVIKYIKEGPADHLSTLISLLIFTAVFFFVFAWFREQVCIIACPYGRLQGVLLDDKSIIVAYDHKRGEGENGRKKYRKNEDREALGHGDCIDCFQCVNVCPTGIDIRNGTQLECVNCTACIDECDTIMDSVGYPRGLIRYASEDEIEKKEKFKFTARLKGYSAVLIILLIVWGGMLFSRNALEATVLRLPGQLYEHKENNVISNVFTYKLINKTNDDIDDVSFKLVGYPGEIKLVSTTDSFTVAGQGLAEGTLFIEIKQSDLKGDKNELTLEVYSHDELIETTTVSFLGPRSYK; translated from the coding sequence ATGGAAACTCCAGAACACGAAGAATTTCGAGATTCAATTGGCACACTTACCGAAGATGGAAAAAGGGCCTGGGTATTTCCAAAAAAACCTAGTGGAAAATTCTACGATAAGCGTAAAATTGTTAGTTACATCTTATTAATCATTTTAATTGCTGCTCCATTTATAAAAGTAAATGGCAATCAATTTATGATGTTTAATATTCTAGAACGCCGATTTAATATTTTCGGATTCCCGTTCTGGCCGCAAGACTTTAAACTCTTTGTCGTTTCGTTACTTATTGGTGTTGTCTTTCTATCGTTATTTACAGTTGCCTTTGGTCGGATTTTCTGCGGATGGATTTGTCCACAAACCATTTTTATGGAAATGGTTTTCCGAAGAATAGAATATTGGATTGATGGAGACCGTGGGAAACAAATGCGTTTAGACCGCCAATCTTGGGATGCCGAAAAAATTAGAAAACGTCTTTTAAAGTGGTTTCTTTTCATGCTAATTTCATTTATAATAGCAAATGTCTTCCTTGCCTATTTGGTTGGTGGGGATGAAGTTATTAAATACATAAAAGAAGGCCCTGCGGACCATCTTAGTACACTTATTTCACTATTAATTTTTACAGCCGTATTTTTCTTTGTATTTGCTTGGTTTCGAGAACAAGTGTGTATAATTGCTTGTCCATATGGAAGACTTCAAGGTGTACTTCTAGACGATAAATCTATAATTGTAGCTTACGACCATAAACGTGGTGAAGGTGAAAATGGAAGAAAAAAATATCGTAAAAATGAAGACCGCGAAGCACTAGGTCATGGAGATTGTATAGACTGCTTTCAATGTGTTAACGTCTGCCCAACTGGAATAGATATTAGAAACGGAACACAATTAGAATGTGTTAACTGTACGGCCTGTATAGATGAATGCGATACGATAATGGATAGCGTGGGTTACCCACGTGGTCTAATTAGATATGCTAGTGAAGATGAAATTGAAAAGAAAGAAAAATTCAAGTTTACAGCTAGACTTAAAGGTTATAGTGCGGTTCTTATTATATTATTAATAGTTTGGGGAGGCATGCTGTTTTCTAGAAATGCTTTAGAAGCAACTGTTTTAAGACTTCCAGGACAATTATACGAACATAAAGAGAACAACGTTATTAGTAATGTATTTACCTATAAACTAATCAATAAGACTAATGATGATATAGACGATGTATCATTTAAACTTGTAGGTTATCCTGGCGAAATTAAATTAGTATCTACTACAGATTCATTTACTGTAGCAGGACAAGGTTTAGCAGAAGGAACATTGTTTATAGAAATTAAACAATCTGATTTAAAAGGTGATAAAAACGAACTGACTTTGGAAGTTTATAGTCACGATGAATTAATTGAAACCACCACAGTTAGTTTCTTAGGACCAAGAAGTTATAAATAA
- a CDS encoding vWA domain-containing protein, with protein MKKTIHKKGFVFKTYEAKNESPFDKLLDIFKELITHTSGDFEEAISWLRELDKEYKLTDDKYTIDDFLDDLLKRGYIKEDVDPQGGRGMHITAKTERAIRQQALNQIFGKLKRNGSGNHKSKSPGVGDEHTGEFRTYQFGDALDKVSITESLKNAQINHGIGNFNLSEEDLVVEETLHKSQMSTVLMIDISHSMILYGEDRITPAKKVAMALAELITTRYPKDTLDILVFGNDAWLIKIKELPYLTVGPYHTNTVAGLQLAMDVLRRKRHTNKQIFMITDGKPSCLRMPDGQYYKNSMGLDDFIVNKCYDSAQQARRLHIPITTFMIAKDPYLTQFVREFTKANQGKAFYTGLKGLGEMIFEDYEANRKKRIKG; from the coding sequence ATGAAAAAAACAATTCACAAAAAAGGGTTTGTATTTAAGACTTACGAAGCGAAAAATGAGTCGCCATTCGATAAACTTTTAGATATTTTTAAAGAGCTAATTACACATACTTCAGGCGATTTTGAAGAAGCTATTAGTTGGTTACGTGAATTAGATAAGGAATACAAACTAACCGATGACAAGTATACTATAGACGATTTTCTTGACGACCTTTTAAAGCGTGGCTATATTAAAGAAGATGTAGATCCACAAGGTGGTCGCGGAATGCATATTACTGCAAAAACAGAACGTGCTATTAGGCAGCAAGCATTAAATCAAATCTTCGGAAAATTAAAACGTAACGGTTCTGGAAATCATAAAAGTAAATCTCCAGGAGTTGGAGACGAACATACTGGCGAATTTAGAACGTATCAGTTTGGAGATGCTTTAGATAAAGTGTCTATAACCGAAAGTTTAAAAAATGCACAAATAAATCACGGTATCGGGAATTTTAATCTTAGCGAAGAAGACTTGGTTGTTGAAGAAACCTTGCACAAATCGCAAATGAGTACGGTACTCATGATTGATATTAGTCATAGTATGATTCTTTATGGAGAAGATCGAATAACACCGGCAAAAAAAGTGGCTATGGCTTTAGCCGAATTAATTACGACACGTTATCCAAAAGACACTTTAGACATTTTAGTTTTTGGTAACGATGCGTGGCTAATTAAAATCAAAGAATTACCTTATTTAACCGTTGGACCATATCATACCAATACTGTTGCTGGTTTACAGTTAGCCATGGATGTATTAAGAAGAAAGCGTCATACCAATAAACAAATTTTTATGATTACCGATGGTAAACCTAGTTGCCTACGTATGCCAGACGGACAGTATTATAAAAACAGCATGGGCTTAGACGATTTTATTGTGAATAAATGTTACGATTCGGCACAGCAAGCTAGACGATTACATATTCCAATCACCACATTTATGATTGCTAAAGACCCGTACTTAACACAGTTTGTAAGAGAGTTTACAAAAGCAAATCAAGGAAAAGCGTTTTATACCGGCTTGAAAGGACTTGGTGAAATGATTTTTGAAGATTATGAAGCCAATCGTAAAAAGCGAATTAAAGGTTAG
- a CDS encoding FixH family protein, protein MRINWGTGIVIAFVCFIAFIMYFVVNMMVGDRFNHDLVVEDYYQQELTLQDDIDKEKNSQTLEENVSWKKTAEGILIQFPKSINETQISGIVSLYRPSNKALDFELPIALKNHTLLVPEANLVDGRWNLKVDWTNNGSSYIYKQSLTY, encoded by the coding sequence ATGAGAATAAATTGGGGAACAGGAATTGTTATTGCTTTTGTATGCTTTATTGCATTTATCATGTATTTTGTTGTAAATATGATGGTTGGCGACAGATTTAATCACGATTTAGTGGTCGAAGACTATTATCAGCAAGAATTAACATTACAAGACGATATCGATAAAGAAAAAAACTCGCAAACTTTAGAAGAGAACGTATCTTGGAAAAAAACTGCCGAAGGCATACTAATTCAATTTCCAAAATCGATAAACGAAACTCAAATTTCAGGTATAGTATCGCTTTACAGACCTTCAAATAAAGCTTTAGATTTTGAATTACCTATTGCACTAAAAAACCACACCTTGTTAGTCCCTGAGGCAAACCTTGTAGATGGTCGTTGGAATTTAAAAGTAGACTGGACAAACAATGGTTCTAGCTATATCTATAAGCAATCCTTAACGTACTAA